In the genome of Rhodoferax fermentans, one region contains:
- a CDS encoding DMT family transporter, producing the protein MLAYDLLALGAAACWAMGSVMSVTPSRHLGAFAFTRWRMAMVAVMLWSVVAVTGGWRGFGLEAWGAMAISGLIGIFVGDTALFAAMNSLGPRRAGVLFATHAAFSAALGFWLLDERMSVQALVGAALTLAGVMTAMALGRRKDENHAWEVDRGHVGLGVALALLAALCQAVGSLVAKPVMALQVDPMMASAVRVTVATAAHGVLLLSGFRAARATTAPTARVLVQTGLNGFVAMGVGMTLVLLALEKGDVGMVAILSSVSPILVLPLLWFQLKRAPAPGAWLGALMTVVGTGLLLWR; encoded by the coding sequence ATGCTTGCTTACGATTTGTTGGCGCTGGGCGCCGCCGCCTGCTGGGCGATGGGCAGTGTGATGTCGGTCACACCTTCGCGCCACCTCGGTGCGTTTGCTTTCACCCGCTGGCGCATGGCCATGGTGGCGGTGATGTTGTGGTCGGTGGTGGCCGTCACGGGTGGCTGGCGTGGGTTTGGGCTGGAGGCCTGGGGCGCGATGGCGATCAGTGGGCTGATCGGCATTTTTGTCGGTGATACCGCCTTGTTTGCGGCCATGAACAGCCTGGGGCCACGCCGCGCCGGGGTGTTGTTCGCCACCCATGCGGCTTTCAGCGCGGCGTTGGGCTTTTGGCTGCTGGACGAGCGCATGAGTGTGCAGGCCTTGGTGGGTGCGGCACTGACGCTGGCCGGGGTGATGACCGCGATGGCCCTGGGCCGACGCAAGGACGAAAACCACGCCTGGGAGGTCGACCGTGGCCATGTCGGGCTGGGCGTGGCGCTGGCGCTGCTGGCCGCCTTGTGCCAGGCGGTGGGCTCGCTGGTGGCCAAACCGGTGATGGCTTTGCAGGTGGACCCGATGATGGCCTCGGCGGTGCGGGTGACGGTGGCCACCGCCGCGCATGGGGTGCTGCTGCTCTCCGGTTTTCGGGCGGCGCGCGCCACCACGGCGCCGACGGCGCGTGTGCTGGTGCAAACCGGGCTCAACGGTTTTGTGGCCATGGGGGTGGGCATGACGCTGGTGCTTCTTGCCTTGGAAAAGGGCGATGTGGGCATGGTCGCGATCCTGTCCTCGGTGTCACCGATTCTGGTGCTGCCCTTGTTGTGGTTCCAGCTCAAACGTGCGCCAGCACCGGGTGCCTGGCTGGGGGCGCTGATGACGGTGGTGGGCACCGGGCTGTTGCTCTGGCGCTGA
- a CDS encoding creatininase family protein: MSTPSRYWVDLSTRDFAALLASGEAARTIAVLPVAATEQHGPHLPVSVDTVLVNGIVAASLPHLAPDLPVLFLPTQAVGLSPEHARFPGTLTLKNETILRLWTDIGESVATSGITKLVLFNTHGGHVGVMDLVARDLRARLDMLVYSVSWFNLPLRDTQGQDVNALFSADEHRFGIHAGDIETSMMLALDPAHVALDQAQNFASTSQTRAQQFEILGNGKSAKLGWQMQDYNPAGAVGNAAAATADKGHALVQAAGRALAQLLAEIDQLPPDTLTNCTALR; the protein is encoded by the coding sequence ATGAGCACCCCATCACGCTACTGGGTCGACCTGAGTACCCGTGACTTTGCTGCTTTGTTGGCCAGTGGCGAGGCGGCGCGCACCATCGCGGTGTTGCCGGTGGCCGCGACCGAGCAGCATGGGCCACATCTGCCGGTGAGTGTTGACACGGTGCTGGTCAACGGCATCGTGGCGGCCAGCTTGCCGCACTTGGCGCCAGACCTGCCGGTGCTGTTTTTGCCGACCCAAGCCGTGGGGCTGAGTCCTGAACATGCCCGTTTTCCAGGCACACTGACGCTCAAGAACGAGACCATCTTGCGGCTGTGGACCGACATCGGTGAGTCAGTGGCGACCAGCGGCATCACCAAGCTGGTGTTGTTCAACACCCATGGTGGTCATGTGGGGGTGATGGACCTGGTGGCGCGTGACCTGCGTGCACGGCTGGACATGCTGGTGTACAGCGTGAGCTGGTTCAACCTGCCGCTGCGTGATACCCAAGGGCAAGACGTGAATGCCTTGTTCTCTGCCGATGAACACCGCTTTGGCATCCACGCGGGCGACATCGAAACCTCTATGATGCTGGCGTTGGACCCAGCGCATGTAGCTTTGGATCAGGCGCAGAACTTTGCCTCCACCTCACAAACCCGTGCCCAGCAATTTGAGATTCTGGGTAATGGCAAAAGCGCCAAGCTTGGCTGGCAGATGCAGGACTACAACCCGGCGGGTGCGGTCGGCAACGCCGCCGCCGCCACGGCCGACAAGGGTCACGCCCTGGTGCAGGCGGCTGGCCGGGCACTGGCGCAACTGCTGGCTGAAATCGATCAGTTGCCGCCAGACACCCTGACGAACTGCACCGCACTGCGCTGA
- a CDS encoding zinc ribbon domain-containing protein YjdM has product MPQFPACPQCTLDNTYPDGDNYICPDCGFEWPQTAAAEEGEAASGPVLDANGNPLASGDTVILIKDLKVKGSSIVLKKGTKIKGIRLPEGAGDHEVDCKTDQGAFMLKAEFMKKA; this is encoded by the coding sequence ATGCCCCAGTTTCCCGCCTGCCCCCAATGCACCTTAGACAACACCTACCCGGATGGGGACAACTACATCTGCCCGGACTGCGGGTTTGAGTGGCCCCAAACCGCTGCGGCGGAAGAGGGTGAAGCCGCCAGCGGTCCGGTGCTTGATGCCAATGGCAACCCCTTGGCCAGTGGTGACACGGTGATCCTGATCAAGGACCTGAAGGTCAAAGGCTCGTCCATCGTGCTCAAAAAAGGCACCAAGATCAAAGGCATCCGCCTGCCCGAAGGCGCGGGTGACCACGAGGTCGACTGCAAGACCGACCAAGGCGCCTTCATGCTCAAAGCCGAGTTCATGAAAAAGGCCTGA
- a CDS encoding alanyl-tRNA editing protein, whose amino-acid sequence MTQDLFRTDAYLLDTTATVTAITSQGIVLDRTVFYPLGGGQAGDTGVLVLADGTDITIVDTRKGKAEDGSFTQDICHLPSPDVLEQLLTPEQSKLAVGDTVTARIDWARRHRMMRFHTATHLLCHIVPQLVNGCSITPDYARLDFNMTDALDKEALTAAIATLVSAAHPVTVGAITDAELDANPALVKSMSVQPPRGSGQIRTIRIGDETLIDLQPCGGTHVANTAEIGPVIVTKIEKKSASTRRVVLGFAP is encoded by the coding sequence ATGACACAAGATCTCTTCCGCACCGACGCTTATCTGCTTGACACCACCGCCACGGTGACAGCGATCACATCGCAAGGCATTGTGCTGGACCGCACCGTGTTTTACCCGCTGGGCGGTGGCCAGGCGGGGGACACCGGTGTGCTGGTACTGGCCGATGGCACCGACATCACCATCGTGGACACCCGCAAGGGCAAGGCCGAGGATGGCAGTTTTACACAAGATATCTGCCATTTGCCCTCGCCAGACGTGCTTGAGCAGCTATTAACGCCAGAGCAAAGCAAACTCGCGGTGGGCGACACGGTCACAGCCCGCATCGACTGGGCGCGGCGCCACCGGATGATGCGTTTCCACACCGCCACCCATTTGTTGTGCCACATCGTGCCTCAGCTGGTCAACGGCTGTTCGATCACGCCTGACTACGCGCGGCTGGACTTCAACATGACTGACGCGCTGGACAAAGAGGCCCTCACCGCCGCCATTGCCACGCTGGTGTCCGCCGCCCACCCGGTGACGGTCGGCGCCATCACCGATGCCGAACTCGACGCCAACCCCGCGCTGGTCAAAAGCATGTCGGTGCAACCACCGCGCGGCAGCGGGCAAATCCGCACGATACGGATCGGCGACGAGACCTTGATCGACCTGCAACCCTGCGGCGGCACCCATGTGGCCAACACGGCGGAAATTGGCCCGGTCATCGTCACCAAGATCGAGAAAAAGTCTGCCAGCACCCGCCGTGTGGTGCTGGGTTTTGCCCCATGA
- a CDS encoding DUF167 domain-containing protein → MSRGQIRNITGDSFFAWDGIVLVVNILGKPSAAKDAIGKPHGTQLKVSVTAKPLGGKATDHMVRFLAPLFGVSVSAIEVVFGQENVNKQLRITAPTKLPAVFTQDASD, encoded by the coding sequence ATGAGCCGGGGCCAGATCAGGAACATCACCGGCGACTCCTTTTTTGCCTGGGATGGCATCGTCCTGGTGGTCAACATCCTGGGCAAACCCAGCGCGGCCAAGGACGCGATTGGCAAACCCCACGGCACCCAGCTCAAGGTCAGCGTGACCGCCAAACCGCTGGGTGGCAAAGCCACAGACCACATGGTGCGTTTTCTGGCGCCGCTGTTTGGTGTGAGTGTGTCTGCCATTGAGGTGGTGTTTGGCCAGGAAAACGTCAACAAGCAGTTACGCATCACCGCGCCGACCAAATTGCCAGCGGTATTTACCCAGGACGCATCAGACTGA
- a CDS encoding ribonuclease catalytic domain-containing protein: protein MHLLFEETGKFLAGRILSEADASAQVELDSGKRVKVKAANILLKFEKPEPAQLMAAAQAVASGIELDMAWEFAPEDEFGFADLARDYFSEQATLSEQAGMLLALFEAPHYFRRAGKGRFRKATKEILAQALAAIEKKKQIALQIEAWVKELSAGSCPAAIRDQLYKILFKPDKNAPEYKAVVEASRATHLGPLELLIKAGAIDSPYQFHWKRFLLENFPKGTAFPKLEAPRITDELPLSSARAFSIDDSATTEIDDALSVQGLGSGTVLLGIHIAAPGLAIQPGSAIDQLGRARLSTVYMPGYKITMLPDEVVQAYTLMEGQNCPAVSLYVTLDEATLEIKSSETKLERVFIEANLRHDQLDAVVTTDWLENPAFEHEIDPKPLLDKREQLSFLYRLAKDLKAKREVVRGKPETFNRPDYNYRLVGNNGAEPKGDEQVEISVRQRGAPLDLIVSEAMILANSSWGSWMADLGVPGIYRSQASLAPGVKVRMGTKALPHAGIGVKSYAWSSSPLRRYTDLVNQWQIIACARHGNTAALAAPFKPKDAELFSIISSFDATYAAYNGFQNAMERFWVLKYVQQQGITELPASLFKDNLVRADHLPLVLPVAGAQGLPRWAQVMVRLGDIDEVSLDIHGTVTARLDGGPDDKSAGESAQAPDDESDDDTLAGPIAIAVDLGEGDPAPGDNSAP from the coding sequence ATGCACCTATTATTTGAAGAAACCGGCAAATTCCTCGCTGGCCGGATCCTGTCCGAGGCCGACGCTTCGGCGCAGGTCGAGCTCGACAGCGGCAAACGTGTCAAGGTCAAAGCGGCCAACATCCTGCTCAAGTTTGAGAAGCCCGAACCGGCCCAACTGATGGCGGCCGCCCAGGCCGTGGCCAGCGGCATCGAGCTCGACATGGCCTGGGAATTTGCCCCCGAAGACGAGTTTGGTTTTGCCGACCTCGCGCGCGACTATTTTTCTGAACAAGCCACGCTGAGTGAACAGGCCGGCATGCTGCTGGCGCTGTTTGAGGCGCCGCACTACTTCCGCCGCGCGGGCAAAGGGCGTTTTCGCAAGGCCACCAAAGAGATCCTGGCACAGGCGCTGGCCGCCATCGAGAAAAAGAAACAGATTGCGCTGCAGATCGAGGCCTGGGTCAAGGAGCTCAGCGCAGGGTCCTGCCCGGCCGCGATCCGTGATCAGCTCTACAAAATCCTATTCAAACCCGACAAAAACGCGCCCGAATACAAGGCGGTGGTGGAAGCCTCACGCGCCACGCACCTGGGCCCGCTCGAGCTGCTGATCAAAGCGGGAGCGATTGACTCGCCCTACCAGTTCCACTGGAAACGCTTTTTGCTGGAAAACTTTCCCAAAGGCACGGCTTTCCCCAAACTCGAAGCACCACGCATCACCGACGAGTTGCCGCTCTCGAGTGCCCGTGCCTTCTCAATCGACGACTCGGCCACCACCGAGATTGACGACGCCTTGTCCGTACAAGGCCTGGGCAGTGGCACGGTGCTGCTGGGCATCCACATCGCCGCACCCGGTCTGGCGATCCAGCCCGGCAGCGCGATTGACCAGCTGGGCCGCGCCCGCTTGTCCACCGTCTACATGCCCGGTTACAAGATCACCATGTTGCCCGACGAGGTGGTGCAGGCCTACACCTTGATGGAGGGGCAGAACTGCCCGGCGGTGTCGCTCTACGTCACGCTCGATGAAGCCACGCTCGAGATCAAAAGCAGCGAAACCAAGTTGGAACGCGTGTTCATCGAAGCCAACCTGCGCCACGACCAGCTCGACGCGGTGGTCACCACCGACTGGCTGGAAAACCCGGCCTTTGAGCATGAAATCGACCCTAAGCCCTTATTGGATAAGCGCGAGCAGCTCTCCTTTTTATACCGTCTGGCGAAAGACCTCAAAGCCAAGCGCGAGGTGGTGCGTGGCAAACCTGAAACCTTCAACCGGCCCGATTACAACTACCGCCTGGTCGGTAACAACGGTGCCGAGCCCAAGGGTGATGAACAGGTCGAGATCAGTGTGCGCCAGCGTGGTGCGCCACTCGATTTGATTGTCTCCGAGGCGATGATCCTGGCCAACAGCAGCTGGGGCAGCTGGATGGCAGATCTGGGCGTGCCCGGCATCTACCGCAGCCAGGCCAGCCTGGCGCCGGGTGTGAAAGTGCGCATGGGCACCAAGGCGCTGCCGCATGCCGGCATTGGTGTGAAAAGTTACGCCTGGAGCAGCTCGCCGCTGCGTCGTTACACCGACCTGGTCAACCAGTGGCAGATCATTGCCTGCGCACGTCACGGCAACACCGCTGCGCTGGCGGCACCGTTCAAACCCAAAGACGCCGAGCTGTTTTCGATCATCTCGAGCTTTGATGCCACCTACGCCGCCTACAACGGCTTCCAGAACGCGATGGAGCGTTTCTGGGTGCTCAAGTATGTGCAGCAGCAAGGCATCACCGAGCTGCCCGCAAGCCTGTTCAAGGACAACCTGGTGCGTGCCGACCACCTACCGCTGGTGTTGCCGGTGGCCGGGGCTCAAGGCCTGCCGCGCTGGGCACAGGTGATGGTGCGCCTGGGCGACATCGACGAGGTGTCGCTCGACATCCATGGCACCGTGACCGCACGGCTTGACGGTGGCCCGGACGACAAAAGCGCAGGCGAATCGGCCCAAGCGCCAGACGACGAGTCCGACGACGACACCCTGGCCGGCCCGATTGCGATTGCGGTGGACCTGGGCGAAGGTGACCCGGCACCCGGCGATAATTCCGCCCCGTGA
- a CDS encoding energy transducer TonB has product MRSFSTLQLALGVSIAVHAALLTVRVVDPEAFNRVFEDTPLEVILVNAQTNDKPSKARAIAQANMAGGGDAAKGRATSPLPPALVAMPGEASEHDRERQVREMLEQQRVLLSKVKSVLAAMPPTDPLQQKLSPDDIQREEKRRQLIDLLAEIERRIQMENERPKKRYISPATREAVYAIYYDRLRRAIEDKGTENFPEANGQKLYGELTMIVTVNHDGKVLATEVVQSSGNKLLDRRAQAIAKSAGPFGNFNREMRRQADQIAVVSRFKFTRDDTLQAPLSAP; this is encoded by the coding sequence CTGCGGTCTTTCAGCACCCTCCAACTCGCCCTGGGCGTGTCCATAGCCGTGCACGCCGCGCTGCTGACGGTGCGGGTGGTCGACCCCGAGGCCTTCAACCGGGTGTTTGAAGACACCCCGCTGGAAGTGATCCTGGTCAACGCCCAGACCAACGACAAGCCGAGCAAGGCACGCGCCATCGCCCAGGCCAACATGGCTGGTGGTGGTGATGCGGCCAAAGGCCGTGCCACCAGCCCGCTGCCACCCGCCCTGGTGGCGATGCCCGGTGAGGCCAGCGAACACGACCGCGAACGCCAGGTGCGCGAGATGTTGGAGCAGCAGAGGGTGTTGTTGTCCAAGGTCAAATCGGTGCTGGCAGCGATGCCGCCCACCGACCCGCTGCAACAAAAACTCAGCCCCGACGACATCCAGCGCGAGGAAAAACGCCGCCAGCTGATTGACCTGCTGGCCGAGATCGAGCGGCGTATCCAGATGGAAAACGAGCGCCCGAAAAAGCGCTACATCAGCCCGGCCACGCGTGAGGCGGTCTACGCCATCTACTACGACCGGCTGCGCCGCGCCATCGAGGACAAAGGCACAGAGAATTTCCCCGAGGCCAATGGCCAGAAGCTCTATGGTGAGCTGACCATGATCGTCACCGTCAATCACGATGGCAAAGTGTTGGCCACCGAGGTGGTGCAAAGCTCGGGCAACAAGCTGCTGGACCGGCGCGCCCAGGCCATTGCCAAAAGCGCCGGACCGTTTGGCAACTTCAACCGCGAGATGCGCCGCCAGGCCGACCAGATTGCGGTGGTGTCACGCTTCAAGTTCACCCGCGACGACACCCTGCAAGCCCCCCTCAGCGCCCCCTGA
- the aroE gene encoding shikimate dehydrogenase — protein MSTDLYCVMGHPVAHSQSPWIHTRFAELTGQDMLYTKREIPLDHFPGSVQAFIDEGGHGCNVTVPFKFEAALLATHTSERAKLAQACNHLTFKPGQILADNTDGIGLVHDLLHGAGVVLAGQRVLLMGAGGGAAGVLGPLIQAKPAQICVANRTLPKAEQLVARHLPLAALHNVELSAHDLKGLEAQFDIIINGTASSLGGQGVPVSAHVLAPGALAYDMMYGAAAKPFLDWAHNHGAVPRDGLGMLVAQAAEAFALWRGVMPPAAQVLAELRVHLGH, from the coding sequence ATGAGCACCGACCTCTACTGCGTGATGGGCCACCCGGTGGCGCACAGCCAGTCGCCCTGGATCCACACCCGCTTTGCCGAACTCACCGGGCAGGACATGCTCTACACCAAGCGTGAGATCCCGCTGGACCACTTTCCCGGCAGTGTGCAGGCCTTCATCGACGAAGGTGGGCACGGCTGCAACGTCACCGTGCCTTTCAAGTTTGAGGCGGCCTTGCTGGCCACCCACACCAGCGAACGCGCCAAGCTGGCCCAGGCCTGCAACCACCTCACCTTCAAACCCGGGCAGATCCTGGCCGACAACACCGACGGCATCGGCCTGGTGCACGACTTGCTGCACGGCGCCGGTGTGGTGCTGGCGGGCCAGCGCGTGCTGTTGATGGGGGCCGGCGGTGGCGCCGCAGGTGTGCTGGGCCCGCTGATCCAGGCCAAACCCGCCCAGATCTGTGTGGCCAACCGCACCCTGCCCAAAGCCGAGCAACTGGTGGCGCGCCACCTGCCCCTCGCCGCGCTACACAATGTAGAGCTATCAGCCCATGATCTAAAAGGGCTGGAGGCACAATTTGACATCATCATCAACGGCACGGCGAGCAGCCTGGGTGGCCAGGGGGTACCGGTGAGCGCGCATGTGCTGGCGCCCGGCGCACTGGCCTACGACATGATGTACGGCGCCGCGGCCAAACCCTTCCTGGACTGGGCACACAACCACGGCGCGGTGCCGCGTGACGGCCTGGGCATGCTGGTGGCACAGGCCGCCGAGGCCTTTGCGCTCTGGCGCGGTGTGATGCCGCCTGCGGCGCAGGTGCTGGCTGAACTGCGGGTACACCTGGGCCACTGA
- a CDS encoding transglycosylase domain-containing protein, with protein MKALWRWLFLVLLAGLLLQLFFVVRIAAMVVIDPQSTAFERSEAWRLLTDKGELRWRQQWVPYSAISNHLKRAVIASEDDGFVNHDGVDWDALEKAWQKNALAEQRLAKAQEQAAKAQARSASKNPAQAAATPPKPVKAPKVVGGSTITQQLAKNLLLSGERTLLRKGQEFVLTLLLEAMLDKQRILEIYLNNVEWGDGVFGAEAAAQHYFRKSAAQLSSYEAARLAVMLPRPKYFEKLPNSSYVAGRARVIANRLDNAELP; from the coding sequence ATGAAGGCGTTGTGGCGATGGCTGTTTCTGGTGCTGCTGGCGGGTCTGCTGCTGCAGCTGTTTTTTGTGGTCCGGATCGCGGCCATGGTGGTGATCGACCCGCAGTCGACCGCGTTTGAACGCTCGGAGGCCTGGCGTCTGCTCACGGACAAGGGTGAACTGCGCTGGCGCCAGCAGTGGGTGCCCTACAGCGCCATCTCCAACCACCTCAAACGGGCGGTGATTGCCAGCGAGGACGATGGTTTTGTCAACCACGACGGCGTCGACTGGGATGCACTCGAGAAAGCCTGGCAAAAAAACGCCCTCGCTGAACAACGCCTGGCCAAGGCGCAGGAACAAGCCGCCAAGGCCCAGGCCCGCTCAGCCAGCAAAAACCCGGCCCAAGCCGCCGCAACACCGCCCAAACCCGTGAAAGCGCCCAAGGTGGTGGGTGGCTCCACCATCACCCAGCAGCTGGCCAAAAACCTGTTGTTGTCGGGTGAACGCACCTTGTTGCGCAAGGGTCAGGAATTTGTGCTGACCCTGCTGCTGGAGGCGATGCTCGACAAACAACGCATCCTCGAGATCTACCTCAACAACGTCGAGTGGGGTGACGGTGTGTTTGGCGCCGAGGCCGCCGCCCAGCACTACTTTCGCAAATCTGCGGCCCAGCTCAGCAGTTACGAAGCCGCACGGCTGGCGGTGATGTTGCCGCGCCCGAAGTATTTCGAGAAACTGCCCAACTCCAGTTATGTGGCCGGGCGCGCCCGTGTCATTGCCAACCGGCTGGACAACGCCGAACTGCCCTGA
- a CDS encoding lysophospholipid acyltransferase family protein — MMKRVVLDWVAVLVSYFLLGLIRILTGSQARWWGCPPKALQRIYFANHQSHADLVMIWAALPKELRHNTRAVAARDYWTRTPFKHWLTSAVFNVIYVSRDRQASEDPLEPLIEAMSHGDSLILFPEGTRGFADEPQAFKAGLYNLALKFPEVELVPAWINNVQRVMPKGEVVPVPVLCSVTFGVPMQVLPGEDCPTFLQRARLAVLALRDV; from the coding sequence ATGATGAAACGTGTTGTGCTCGACTGGGTGGCGGTGCTCGTGAGTTATTTCCTGCTCGGGCTGATCCGCATCCTGACCGGCTCCCAGGCGCGCTGGTGGGGCTGCCCGCCCAAGGCCTTGCAGCGCATTTATTTCGCCAACCACCAGAGCCATGCCGACCTGGTGATGATCTGGGCCGCGCTGCCCAAGGAGCTGCGCCACAACACCCGTGCGGTGGCGGCGCGCGACTACTGGACACGCACCCCGTTCAAACATTGGCTCACCAGTGCGGTGTTCAATGTGATCTACGTGTCACGTGATCGCCAGGCCAGCGAGGACCCGCTGGAGCCGCTGATCGAGGCCATGAGCCACGGCGACTCGCTGATCCTGTTTCCCGAGGGCACCCGCGGTTTTGCCGACGAACCCCAAGCCTTCAAGGCCGGGCTCTACAACCTGGCGCTCAAGTTCCCCGAGGTGGAACTGGTGCCGGCCTGGATCAACAATGTGCAGCGGGTCATGCCCAAGGGTGAGGTGGTGCCGGTGCCGGTGCTGTGTTCGGTGACCTTCGGGGTGCCGATGCAGGTCTTGCCCGGCGAAGACTGCCCGACTTTTTTGCAGCGTGCCCGCCTGGCGGTGCTCGCGCTGCGCGACGTTTGA
- a CDS encoding phosphatidate cytidylyltransferase: MHRALRNLNPTEQIGALFIIVFGLLMVGGLVIFLRSMREFDDPQQGAQHRDELDRLTQLLKTSWLLVFVFWLAWLAGDISRLVLFALGSFFALREFLTLSPTRHGDHRSLVLAFFVILPCQYWLVGTGQVALFTVFIPVYVFLALPVTSVLANDPKQFLERNAKLQWGIMVCIYGMSHVPALLLLKFPHYNHKNAFLVLFLVLVVQTCMVTQHLVSHRLMQLGKRPAVPAISQSFIWRAWRAGMAAGSLMGALLSGITPFVPGQAFALSFIACAAGSMGHLVMKALKRDRGIPMWRGQRTAVTGAGGMLDHIDALCFAAPVFFYSARWYFKL; encoded by the coding sequence ATGCATCGGGCCCTGAGAAACCTCAACCCCACCGAGCAGATCGGTGCGCTGTTCATCATCGTGTTTGGCCTGCTGATGGTCGGCGGGCTGGTGATCTTTTTGCGCTCCATGCGCGAGTTTGACGACCCGCAGCAGGGCGCACAACACCGCGACGAGCTCGACCGGCTGACCCAGCTGCTCAAAACCAGCTGGCTGCTGGTGTTTGTGTTCTGGCTGGCCTGGCTGGCTGGGGACATCTCGCGCCTGGTCTTGTTTGCGCTGGGTTCGTTTTTTGCATTGCGCGAGTTTCTGACACTCTCACCCACCCGCCATGGCGACCACCGCAGCCTGGTGCTGGCGTTTTTTGTCATCCTGCCATGCCAGTACTGGCTGGTGGGCACCGGGCAGGTGGCGCTGTTCACGGTGTTCATCCCGGTCTATGTGTTTCTGGCGCTGCCGGTGACCAGTGTGCTGGCCAACGACCCCAAACAGTTTCTGGAGCGCAACGCCAAACTGCAGTGGGGCATCATGGTGTGTATCTACGGCATGAGCCATGTGCCAGCGCTGCTGCTGCTCAAGTTCCCGCACTACAACCACAAAAACGCGTTTCTGGTGCTGTTTCTGGTGCTGGTGGTGCAGACCTGCATGGTCACCCAGCACCTGGTGTCACACCGGCTGATGCAGCTGGGCAAACGCCCGGCGGTGCCCGCCATCAGCCAGAGCTTCATCTGGCGCGCCTGGCGTGCAGGCATGGCCGCAGGCAGCTTGATGGGGGCCTTGTTGTCGGGCATCACCCCCTTTGTGCCGGGACAGGCGTTTGCGCTGTCTTTCATTGCGTGCGCCGCAGGCAGCATGGGGCACCTGGTGATGAAGGCCCTCAAGCGCGATCGCGGCATCCCGATGTGGCGCGGCCAGCGCACCGCCGTCACTGGCGCAGGCGGTATGCTTGACCACATCGACGCGCTGTGTTTTGCAGCGCCGGTGTTTTTCTACTCTGCCAGATGGTATTTCAAGCTCTAG
- the ruvC gene encoding crossover junction endodeoxyribonuclease RuvC produces MRILGIDPGLRTTGFGVVDSDGGTLSYVASGTISTIHIEKDQLPARLKVLFDGVREVVARYQPDAASVEIVFVNVNPQSTLLLGQARGAIVTALVSADLPVAEYTALQMKQAVVGYGRADKTQIQEMVRRLLALPGLPGPDAADALGLAITHAHAATSMARLAQAKGVGGVQQQTQKAAYKGGRSR; encoded by the coding sequence ATGAGAATTCTCGGCATCGACCCGGGCCTGCGCACCACCGGTTTTGGTGTGGTGGACAGCGACGGCGGCACGCTGAGTTATGTGGCCAGCGGCACCATCAGCACCATCCACATCGAGAAAGACCAGCTGCCCGCGCGCCTGAAGGTGCTGTTTGACGGCGTGCGTGAGGTGGTAGCGCGCTATCAGCCGGATGCGGCTTCGGTCGAGATTGTGTTTGTCAACGTCAACCCGCAGTCCACCCTGTTGCTGGGCCAGGCGCGTGGCGCTATCGTGACGGCGCTGGTGTCGGCCGACCTGCCGGTGGCCGAATACACCGCCTTGCAGATGAAACAGGCGGTGGTGGGTTATGGCCGTGCCGACAAGACCCAGATCCAGGAAATGGTGCGCCGCCTGCTGGCCTTACCCGGCCTGCCCGGGCCAGATGCGGCCGATGCCCTGGGCCTGGCCATCACCCACGCCCACGCCGCCACCTCGATGGCCCGCCTGGCCCAGGCCAAAGGCGTGGGCGGGGTGCAGCAGCAGACCCAAAAGGCGGCTTACAAGGGCGGGCGCAGCCGCTGA